CAGAAGGGCTGAGTGCCCGATTTTGTCCACCAGGTCCTCGAGCACGCCATGGCTGGCCAGGAGTAATGGGTCGGTCTGGCGAATCTGCAGGTCCATCTCGATGATCCGGGGGCCGAGGCTGTAGAAGCCGTTACGCACCGTGGTGAGCAGCCCTGCATCATGCAGGGTCTTAATGTACCGGTATCCCGTTGACCTGGAAGTCTCCAGAGCTTCAATAATATCCGCTGTTGACCAAACAGGCTCAGCTTCACTGAACAGGTCCAGAACGTTCAGCATCCTTGCCAGACTCCCAGCGCTATCTGGAGCCGCAATACTTTCCCCAGCGCCATCCAATGAACCGCGTCCTCCCATGACGTGACTCCAATCCCTTTCCTTGTGTCACCCAGCCAACGGGCGATCAGAGTCCACGTTCGCGGGCTACCAAGCAGGCCGATGCGCCGGCTAACGACTGCTCTAGATGCCTCAGATGATGGGCGACTTTTACTACGGGTGCCGGTAGTGCTGACTATTATACTGCGTACCAATGTGGAGGCCGCGCAGCGATGCGGCTGGCGGTGCCTGCCGCCCCAACGAATTGAAGCAGCAGGCACCGCCAAGTCCGATCCTGTGCAGATTCCGCAAGCCAGAGCAAAACCTGCACGCGTAGCCCCGCGGCGGTTAGAGTTGCATGTAGACGCTTTTGGTGTAGAGGTAGTTGTCCATGTGTGCGGCGGTGCCTTTGTAGCCGTAGCCGCTCATCTTGGTGCCGCTGAATCCGACCAGGGGGTCGATGTAGCCGTAGCAGTTCACCCACATGGTGCCGGTGTGCACGCCGTGGACCACCTGAAGGGCGGTGGAGAGGTTTTGTGACCATACTGCTCCGCCGAGGCCGAAATCGCTGTCGTTGGCGATGGTGATGGCTTCGTCGATGTCGTCGAAGGACAGGATCGAAAGGACCGGGCCGAAGATCTCTTCGCGGGCGATGCGCATCTGGTTGGTCACGGCACCGAAGACGGTGGGTTGGACGTAGTATCCGTTGCCGAGTTCGTCCCCGAGCCGTTGGCCGCCGTGAAGCAGTTCGGCCCCTTCGTTCTTGCCGATGTCGATGTAGGACAGGACAGTGTCCAACTGCTGTTGGGAGATGACCGGTCCCATGGTTGCGGTGTCGTCGAGGCTGTGGCCGACCCGCTGGGTTTGCATGAAGGCCAGCAGCCGCCGGGTGAACTCGTCAACGATGGACCGCTGAACCAGCACCCGGGTCCCGGCGAAACAGATCTGGCCGGAGTTGGCGAAAACGCCCATTGCGGCGCCGGGAACGGCCTTGTCCAGGTCCGCGTCCGCGCACACAATGTCCGCGGACTTGCCGCCCAGTTCCAGCTGCAGCTTTTTGATATTCGTCGTGGACGCCTCGATGATGCGCCGGCCGGTTTCAGTCGAGCCGGTGAAAGCGATGCGGTCCACGTCGGGGTGGGCCGCCAGCGCGTTGCCGGCATCGCTGCCGGGGCCGGTGACGACATTGATGACGCCTGCGGGCACGCCGGCTTCGTGGAGGATCTCGGCAACCCGCAAAACCGAAAGAGAAGCTTCCGAAGCCGGCTTGAGCACCGTGGTGCAGCCGCTGGCCAGAACGGCCCCGATGATCCAGAACTGACCGCCGAGGGGGCCGTTCCAGGGGATGATGCCGCCGATGACACCGACCGGGGCCTTCAGTGTCATGGTCGCGACGTTGCCGGGGATGCCGTTCATCAGTGTCTCGCCTGAGATGTTGGTAGCCTGTCCGGCGAAGAATGCCAGCATCTTCATCAGGGCGGGCTTGGAGTTGCGCAGCCTTGAGATCGGGGCGCCCATGTCCAGCGCTTCGATCTGGATCAGTTCCTCGAATCTTTCGTCAAGGACCTGGGCGATGCGGGTCAGCAATCCCTGGCGCTCGTACGGTGTCCAGGTGCTCCACGGACCCTTGAATGCCTTTCGTGCAGCGAGGACGGCACGGTCGACGTCGGCCTCACCGCCGGAAGCAAACCGCGCCAGAAACTCTCCGGTGGACGGGGTGGTGGTGGTCAGTGTCTTTCCCGACGCCGCAGGGACCCGCTGTCCATCGATAAAGAGGTGGTGCACATCGCGGGACAGGAAATCCTGCGCCTGCTCGCTCAAAGCGAAGTTTTGCTCGGTTACGGTCATGACTTTCCTCTCAGATGACCCTTTGACATTCCGTCAAACAAAATGAAAACGCCGTGGTGATGAAGTTCCGGCCGTCGGCCGGATGGCATGTCAGATTCCTGCTGTTTGGCCGCCGTCGATGACCATTGCGTGACCGGTTGCAAATGAACCGAGATCAGAAGACAGCCAGAGTACGGCCGACGCGATCTCCTCTGGGCTGCCCATCCTGCCGACAGGTTCCTGACCGATCACGTGGGCCCGTCCTTCCGGGGTGCCGCCGGAGAATCTGTCCATCATCGGCGTTTCGATGATGCCCGGGCAAATAGCATTGACCCTGATGCCCTGCGCGGCGTAGTCGAGAGCCGTTGATTTTGTCAGGCCGATCAGACCGTGCTTTGCGGCAACGTATGCAGCCTGGCCTCGTATCCCCATGACGCCGGCGCCTGATGAGGTGTTGACGATAGAGCCACCGCCGTGTTCGAGCATTGCGGGGATCTCGTACTTCATGCAGAGGAAGGCGCTGCTCAGGTCGATGTTGATGATTCTCGACCACTCATGCTCGGAGATGTCGACGAGGGGTGCTGCGGGTTGTTCGATACCAGCGTTGTTGAAGGCGATGTCGAGGCGACCAAACTGCTCAACGGTTTGGTTGATGGCGGCCTGGATGTCACTGGATGAAGTAACGTCGCACTTTACGGCCAGGACCTTCCCGCCATGCTCGGCGGCGAGTCGAGCGGTCTCGTCATTGCCGACCGTATCTATGTCGGCCAGCACCACGTTCGCGCCTTCGGTTGCGAATGCCAGCGCCGTAGCCCGGCCAATGCCGCTGCCGGCACCGGTTACGAAGGCAACCTTTCCGGCGAACCTTTGTTCAGTCATCTTGGGTATCACTTTCTGTCGTAGGGGTGAAGCTCGGGAGCAGCTGATTCGGCGGCCGGATCGGAAGGCGCCGAAAGGGTTGTTAGGGCCGTTCTATGTCAACGGCGTGTCCGTAACCGCACCGCTGTAGCGATCACGCAACTCGATCTCGAGCTCTTCCAGGGTGCGCCCTTTGGTCTCCGGGATATAACGGAAGGCGAAGAGCGCCGCGAGCACATTGAGGATCATGAACCCAGAGAAAACAGCCACCGAGCCGAACCGCTCAGCAAGAATGGGGAAAAGGAACGAGATGAGAGAGTTGGCGATCCACAACCCGCCGAGGGCTGCGCCCATGGCGAACCCCCGGATAGGCAAAGGGAACAGTTCCGAGAGCACGAGGAAGCCTGTGGTGCCCAGGAAGGTGACCATAAAGGCCGTTACTAAGAGCATGAACAGCAGGATCAAGTACGAACGCAGGATCGACTCGGGCAGCAGGTAGGTGAAGAGGAGTCCAAGATGCGAGGCCGCAACCCCGCCGAACCCGAGCAGCATCATCTTGCGGCGTCCCATAAGGCCGAGAATCCACATCCCGACAATGGTGAAGACAATCATGGCGATTCCGACGGTCACAGAAGCGAGCAGCGAGGCGGAGCGCGTAAGGCCGGAGCTTTCCAGCACGGTCGGCGCGTAGTACATGACCACGTTGATGCCTGTGGTCTGCTGGGCGATCGCGAGGATGATCCCGACGAGGATCAGGCGCTTCATCCAGGGTTCGCTGCGGAGGGTTGAGAGGACGGAGATTTTGCCCTCAAGGTGGTCGGCTTCGACGATCTCCGTGATCTGCCGGTACTCGTCCTCGACCCGGTCCGCATGATGTGCTCGCTGCAGAGTGCGCTTTGCCTCGGCATACATCTGCTTGCTCGCGTACCAACGCGGGGTGTCGGGCAAGCTGAGCATCCCGACGAGAAGCCCGGCAGCCGGAATAAGAGCGATGCCAAGCATGTAGCGCCAAACGACCGTGTCGTGGATCAGGTTGGCGAGCACTGCGTTGATAACGAACGCCAGGAACAAACCGATAACCAGCATGAGCTGGTTCACCGTGACGATCCGGCCGCGCTGCGAAGCCGGCGCCATTTCGGCGAGATACAGCGGAACGACGACGGATGCGACGCCAACGGCGTAACCGAGTGCGATGCGCCCCGTGACCAGGATGGCGATGCTGGGAGCCAACGTACATATGACCGTACCAATAACGAAGATCACGCCGGCAATGACCAGCGATTTCTTCCGTCCCACCCGGTCAGCAATGGGCCCGCCCAGAAGTGCACCTGCGGTTGCTCCGGGGAACAGCAGCGAAGTAACGACCAGGCCCTCGATAACGGGAGTCAACTGGAAGTCCTCCTGGAGGTACACCAGCGCTCCTGCGATCACCCCTGTATCGAAGCCGAATAGGAGACCTCCCAAGCTGGCGATCATAGTCAGGCGGAACAGGAATGTTCTTGGGTCTTCCTGGCTGTTCTTGGTCAGAACCTTTGTCGAGAGTGAATTATCAGACACAAAGTCTCCTTAGCGGTTGGACGGGTTCAGGGCCCGCATCCCACTTGGGTTCGATCGACGGTGTTCGTTCATGTGCCTTGTTACCTTAATTCGGGTGTCCGATGCGCAGCGGCGCGAACACGACGGTGTGTTGAACTGGTCCTTCTCGACTCGGTGGCACCGATTCGAGAGGGACCGTGATGGGGCTGCTAATGCCCGTTGGCTCAATGAGCTGGGTGACAATGCTGTGACGGTGCGCACAGTTCATAATTGACAATATCCTGCAATCTGGGACATAGTCAATTCCACGAGCATGCGCGACTGCCACACCCTAGTGCGAGACACGGAGACTGCGCTTTTGGCCAAAACAGGGTGCGGCCCCTACGGAAAGATTC
This genomic stretch from Micrococcaceae bacterium Sec5.1 harbors:
- a CDS encoding aldehyde dehydrogenase family protein; its protein translation is MTVTEQNFALSEQAQDFLSRDVHHLFIDGQRVPAASGKTLTTTTPSTGEFLARFASGGEADVDRAVLAARKAFKGPWSTWTPYERQGLLTRIAQVLDERFEELIQIEALDMGAPISRLRNSKPALMKMLAFFAGQATNISGETLMNGIPGNVATMTLKAPVGVIGGIIPWNGPLGGQFWIIGAVLASGCTTVLKPASEASLSVLRVAEILHEAGVPAGVINVVTGPGSDAGNALAAHPDVDRIAFTGSTETGRRIIEASTTNIKKLQLELGGKSADIVCADADLDKAVPGAAMGVFANSGQICFAGTRVLVQRSIVDEFTRRLLAFMQTQRVGHSLDDTATMGPVISQQQLDTVLSYIDIGKNEGAELLHGGQRLGDELGNGYYVQPTVFGAVTNQMRIAREEIFGPVLSILSFDDIDEAITIANDSDFGLGGAVWSQNLSTALQVVHGVHTGTMWVNCYGYIDPLVGFSGTKMSGYGYKGTAAHMDNYLYTKSVYMQL
- a CDS encoding glucose 1-dehydrogenase; translation: MTEQRFAGKVAFVTGAGSGIGRATALAFATEGANVVLADIDTVGNDETARLAAEHGGKVLAVKCDVTSSSDIQAAINQTVEQFGRLDIAFNNAGIEQPAAPLVDISEHEWSRIINIDLSSAFLCMKYEIPAMLEHGGGSIVNTSSGAGVMGIRGQAAYVAAKHGLIGLTKSTALDYAAQGIRVNAICPGIIETPMMDRFSGGTPEGRAHVIGQEPVGRMGSPEEIASAVLWLSSDLGSFATGHAMVIDGGQTAGI
- a CDS encoding sugar porter family MFS transporter; translated protein: MSDNSLSTKVLTKNSQEDPRTFLFRLTMIASLGGLLFGFDTGVIAGALVYLQEDFQLTPVIEGLVVTSLLFPGATAGALLGGPIADRVGRKKSLVIAGVIFVIGTVICTLAPSIAILVTGRIALGYAVGVASVVVPLYLAEMAPASQRGRIVTVNQLMLVIGLFLAFVINAVLANLIHDTVVWRYMLGIALIPAAGLLVGMLSLPDTPRWYASKQMYAEAKRTLQRAHHADRVEDEYRQITEIVEADHLEGKISVLSTLRSEPWMKRLILVGIILAIAQQTTGINVVMYYAPTVLESSGLTRSASLLASVTVGIAMIVFTIVGMWILGLMGRRKMMLLGFGGVAASHLGLLFTYLLPESILRSYLILLFMLLVTAFMVTFLGTTGFLVLSELFPLPIRGFAMGAALGGLWIANSLISFLFPILAERFGSVAVFSGFMILNVLAALFAFRYIPETKGRTLEELEIELRDRYSGAVTDTPLT